A stretch of the Brevundimonas sp. MF30-B genome encodes the following:
- the phnE gene encoding phosphonate ABC transporter, permease protein PhnE: MTDAVAATAIPKPPTKSAGAWALDVLIWGGVAVLLIISFGPVDLGNISNLVTNSASIQNFGAELLRPNFADWGLFVEKMWETVQIALWGTFLAVIFAVPMGLAASRNIAPVWVVQPVRIVMNLLRSIPDLVIGLLFVVAVGLGPLAGVLAITLNTAGVLAKLFSEAVESIDKGPVEGVRATGASKLHEINWGVIPQVAPLWTSFALYRFESNSRSATVLGLIGAGGIGQVLFDRMNAFAFRDVSAVVIIVVIAVTLIDFLSQAMRKRLL; the protein is encoded by the coding sequence TTGACCGACGCCGTCGCCGCGACCGCCATTCCCAAGCCGCCGACCAAGTCGGCCGGAGCCTGGGCGCTCGACGTTCTGATCTGGGGCGGCGTGGCCGTCCTGCTGATCATCAGCTTCGGCCCCGTCGACCTGGGCAACATCTCCAATCTGGTCACCAACTCGGCCAGCATCCAGAACTTCGGCGCCGAGCTGCTGCGTCCGAACTTCGCCGACTGGGGCCTGTTCGTCGAAAAGATGTGGGAGACGGTCCAGATCGCCCTGTGGGGCACCTTCCTGGCCGTGATCTTCGCCGTGCCCATGGGCCTGGCGGCGTCGCGCAACATCGCGCCGGTCTGGGTGGTTCAGCCGGTCCGCATCGTCATGAACCTGCTGCGCTCGATCCCGGACCTGGTGATCGGCCTGCTGTTCGTGGTCGCCGTGGGCCTGGGGCCGCTGGCCGGCGTTCTGGCCATCACCCTGAACACCGCCGGGGTTCTGGCCAAGCTGTTCTCGGAAGCGGTCGAGTCGATCGACAAGGGTCCGGTCGAGGGCGTGCGCGCCACCGGCGCCTCCAAGCTGCACGAGATCAACTGGGGCGTCATTCCGCAGGTCGCGCCGCTATGGACATCTTTCGCCCTCTACCGTTTCGAATCCAACAGCCGCTCGGCCACCGTGCTGGGCCTGATCGGCGCGGGCGGCATCGGCCAGGTGTTGTTCGACCGCATGAACGCCTTTGCGTTCCGCGACGTGTCGGCCGTGGTGATCATCGTCGTGATCGCCGTGACCCTGATCGACTTCCTGTCCCAGGCCATGCGCAAGCGCCTGCTCTGA
- the pgi gene encoding glucose-6-phosphate isomerase: MTDPTANALSIDTAWGALTAAAQGDGRTPILDQFAADPDRLARFSVEAADLYLDLSKQSWSREGFEAALTLARAADVEGRRAALFGGEAVNPTEGRAVLHPALRAGSGADFKALGEPVSAQVEAVRAEMRAYAEAVRTGSERGATGQRFEAIVHVGIGGSDLGPRLIWDALRPIDAAVDLRFVANIDPREMAETLAGLDPRTTLVVVVSKTFTTQETLANAVLARDWLKAALPEEGLDRHFIGVTAAPDKAMAFGCGRTFGFRDWVGGRYSLWSAVGLSCAIALGWDAFHDLLVGAAAMDAHFLEAPLEANAPVLMALAQIYNVDGLNRPARTVAPYAHGLRRLPAFLQQLEMESNGKRVRLDGRPVQRQTCPVVFGEPGTNGQHAFFQQIHQGPMTVPAEFVVVRRTLGDAVEAPLWANALAQAQALMIGKTEDQAREELLASGASAKEADWLAPHKAFPGNRPSTTIVMDRLSPQALGALLALYEHKTFVEGVIWDINSFDQWGVELGKVLAKAILSDVETGSPGAALDPSTRTLLQRLA, from the coding sequence ATGACCGACCCGACCGCAAACGCCTTGAGCATCGACACGGCCTGGGGCGCGCTGACGGCGGCGGCGCAAGGGGACGGGCGGACGCCCATCCTGGATCAGTTCGCGGCCGACCCAGATCGTCTAGCGCGGTTCAGCGTTGAGGCCGCGGACCTGTATCTGGACTTGTCGAAACAGTCCTGGAGCCGCGAGGGGTTCGAGGCGGCTCTGACCCTTGCGCGCGCCGCAGACGTGGAAGGCCGCCGAGCCGCCCTGTTCGGCGGCGAAGCGGTCAATCCGACAGAAGGCCGCGCGGTGCTGCATCCGGCGCTGCGAGCCGGCTCGGGGGCCGACTTCAAGGCCCTGGGGGAGCCCGTCTCGGCCCAGGTCGAGGCCGTGCGGGCCGAGATGCGCGCCTATGCCGAGGCCGTGCGCACCGGATCCGAGCGCGGCGCGACGGGCCAGCGCTTCGAGGCCATCGTCCATGTCGGCATCGGCGGCTCGGACCTGGGACCGCGCCTGATCTGGGACGCGCTTCGTCCGATCGACGCGGCGGTGGACCTGCGCTTCGTGGCCAACATCGACCCACGCGAGATGGCCGAGACCCTGGCTGGGCTGGATCCGCGCACGACCTTGGTGGTGGTCGTCTCCAAGACCTTCACTACCCAGGAGACGCTGGCCAATGCGGTGCTGGCGCGCGACTGGTTGAAAGCGGCCTTGCCGGAAGAAGGACTGGATCGACATTTCATTGGCGTCACCGCTGCCCCGGACAAGGCCATGGCCTTTGGCTGCGGCCGCACCTTCGGCTTCCGCGACTGGGTCGGGGGGCGCTATTCGCTGTGGTCGGCGGTGGGCCTGTCCTGCGCCATCGCCCTGGGCTGGGACGCGTTCCACGACCTGCTGGTGGGCGCCGCCGCCATGGATGCGCATTTCCTGGAGGCGCCGCTCGAGGCGAACGCCCCGGTGCTGATGGCCCTGGCGCAGATCTACAATGTGGATGGGTTGAACCGGCCGGCGCGGACGGTCGCGCCTTACGCCCACGGCCTGCGCCGCCTCCCTGCCTTCCTGCAGCAGCTGGAGATGGAGTCGAACGGCAAGCGGGTGCGGCTGGACGGGCGGCCGGTCCAGCGTCAGACCTGCCCTGTCGTGTTCGGCGAGCCCGGCACGAACGGCCAGCACGCCTTCTTCCAGCAAATCCACCAAGGGCCGATGACGGTCCCGGCCGAGTTCGTGGTCGTGCGCCGCACCCTGGGGGACGCCGTGGAGGCACCGCTGTGGGCCAACGCCCTGGCTCAGGCCCAGGCCCTGATGATCGGCAAGACCGAGGATCAGGCGCGCGAGGAGCTGCTGGCCTCGGGCGCCTCGGCGAAAGAAGCCGACTGGCTGGCGCCGCACAAGGCGTTCCCAGGCAACCGGCCCTCGACCACCATCGTCATGGACCGCCTGTCACCCCAGGCGCTCGGCGCTCTCTTGGCGCTCTACGAACACAAGACCTTCGTGGAGGGCGTCATCTGGGACATAAACAGCTTCGACCAATGGGGCGTGGAGTTGGGCAAGGTCTTGGCCAAGGCGATTCTGAGCGATGTCGAGACAGGCTCGCCAGGCGCGGCGCTCGACCCCTCCACGCGAACCCTGCTGCAGCGACTGGCGTAA
- the phnD gene encoding phosphate/phosphite/phosphonate ABC transporter substrate-binding protein, translated as MSRFTFSRRALGLAAAGALALGLTSCGQGESAPAGGAPTEITFSILSAEGQASSGPLWQPLLDDMAKATGVRVRPHFGSNYTVLVEAMRANQTQVAWFSAKPAVEAIDRSNAEVIARIVDPEGNDSYKSTLIVRQGSGITLDSVLACGQRYNFGIGDAQSTSGTLAPLTFLFNPRNIDPSRCFRTVRSANHQANAFSVASGVLDVATSNSVNTIFIRRENPRIADQLVEIWESPPIPESGIVVRKDLDPALKEKVRQFFLTYGQGEGAEAERQRQVLAGLNYSRFNPADDSYLNPVRELIADQALSQARRGNNAAAVTAAEAELNRLRALREVQP; from the coding sequence ATGAGCCGTTTCACCTTCTCCCGCCGCGCCCTTGGCCTGGCGGCCGCCGGCGCGCTGGCGCTGGGCCTGACGTCGTGCGGCCAGGGCGAAAGCGCTCCGGCCGGCGGCGCGCCGACAGAGATCACCTTCTCGATCCTGTCCGCGGAAGGTCAGGCCTCTTCCGGTCCGCTATGGCAGCCCCTGCTGGACGACATGGCCAAGGCGACCGGGGTGCGCGTGCGCCCGCACTTCGGCTCCAACTACACCGTTCTGGTGGAGGCCATGCGCGCCAATCAGACCCAGGTGGCTTGGTTTTCGGCCAAGCCGGCTGTGGAGGCCATTGACCGCTCCAACGCCGAGGTCATCGCCCGCATCGTCGATCCGGAAGGCAACGACAGCTACAAGTCCACCCTGATCGTGCGTCAGGGTTCGGGCATCACCCTGGACAGCGTGCTTGCGTGCGGTCAGCGCTACAACTTCGGCATCGGCGACGCTCAATCGACCTCGGGCACGCTGGCGCCGCTGACCTTCCTGTTCAATCCGCGCAATATCGACCCGTCGCGCTGCTTCCGCACAGTCCGCTCGGCCAACCACCAGGCCAACGCCTTCTCGGTCGCCTCGGGCGTGCTGGATGTGGCGACTTCGAACAGCGTCAACACCATCTTCATACGCCGCGAGAACCCGCGCATCGCCGATCAACTGGTCGAGATCTGGGAATCCCCGCCGATCCCGGAATCTGGCATCGTCGTGCGCAAGGATCTGGACCCGGCGCTCAAGGAGAAGGTGCGCCAGTTCTTCCTGACCTATGGCCAGGGCGAGGGAGCCGAGGCCGAACGTCAGCGCCAGGTGCTGGCCGGGCTCAACTATTCGCGCTTCAACCCCGCCGACGACAGCTACCTGAACCCGGTGCGCGAGCTGATCGCCGACCAGGCGCTGTCGCAGGCGCGCCGCGGCAACAACGCCGCCGCGGTCACAGCCGCCGAGGCCGAGCTGAACCGCCTGCGCGCCCTGCGTGAGGTCCAGCCTTGA
- a CDS encoding 2-oxoglutarate dehydrogenase E1 component, with protein sequence MADDAGRLNQVFAETAFLYGSNAAFLEDLHEKWAADPASVSDEWRAFFDQLRDNADQVKQAAAAGAWGRSVNREPTEETGVFDGRWPEPRPDPKKSSVAPAKSAPASADEIKAAAHDSIRALMLIRAYRVRGHLQATLDPLGIELPIRNPELTPEFYGFTSADLDRPIYLDGVLGLQTGTIREVLEILKRTYCGHIGIQYMHIAEPEEKSWLQARFEGPDKFEKNAFTKEGKLAILNKLIEAEGFERFLHKRFPGTKRFGLDGGEAMVPALEQVIKRGGQLGVDEIVLGMAHRGRLNTLAAVMGKPYRAIFHEFQGGSTVPSDIEGSGDVKYHMGASSDREFDGNSVHLSLTANPSHLEIVNPVVLGKARAKQAFDIREANAGKPEAEWVLDRTKVAPLLIHGDAAFAGQGVVAECFALMGLKGYRTGGTIHFVINNQIGFTTSPRNSRSSPYPSDVALMVQAPIFHVNGDDPEAVVFAAKVATEYRQKFHKDVVVDMFCYRRFGHNEGDDPTFTQPLMYSKIRAQPSTREIYSKRLIEEGVISQAEVDAEIARFEAFLDAEFDAGKSFEAKKADWLDGQWQGLQAPKEEQRGETAVSADKLRDYGHRLTTLPNDVDAHKTLKRVIDGRREAIDSGQNIDWATAESLAFASLLDEGYPVRLSGQDSVRGTFSQRHSGIIDQTTEARYIPLNNLRDGQAHFEVIDSALSEEAVLGFEYGYSLADPNSLVLWEAQFGDFVNGAQVVIDQFISSGERKWLRMSGLTMLLPHGYEGQGPEHSSARLERFLQQCAEENMQVANCTTPANYFHILRRQMHRSFRKPLILMTPKSLLRHKKAVSTLADMAEGSAFHRVLHDDAQTRPEVAGVSIRPDKDIRRVILCSGKVYYDLLDAREKQGVDDVYILRLEQFYPWPIQSLRKELARFANAELVWCQEEPKNMGGWTFVDPWLELTLDKMDIKAKRARYVGRPASASTAAGLMSRHLKELEAFTTEAFAR encoded by the coding sequence ATGGCTGACGACGCCGGACGGCTGAACCAGGTCTTTGCAGAGACCGCCTTCCTCTACGGCTCCAACGCCGCCTTCCTCGAAGATCTGCACGAGAAGTGGGCCGCCGATCCCGCCTCCGTGTCGGACGAATGGCGCGCCTTCTTCGACCAGCTGCGCGACAACGCCGACCAAGTGAAACAGGCCGCCGCCGCCGGCGCCTGGGGCCGTTCGGTCAACCGTGAGCCGACCGAAGAGACCGGCGTGTTCGACGGCCGCTGGCCCGAGCCCAGGCCTGACCCCAAGAAGTCCAGCGTCGCGCCGGCCAAATCCGCGCCCGCCTCGGCCGATGAGATCAAGGCGGCCGCCCATGATTCCATCCGCGCCCTGATGCTGATCCGCGCCTATCGCGTGCGCGGCCATCTGCAGGCGACTCTGGACCCGCTGGGCATCGAACTGCCCATCCGGAATCCCGAGCTGACCCCCGAGTTCTACGGCTTCACCAGCGCCGACTTGGATCGCCCGATCTATCTGGATGGCGTCTTGGGTCTGCAGACCGGCACCATTCGTGAAGTTCTGGAGATCCTGAAGCGCACCTACTGCGGCCACATCGGCATTCAGTACATGCACATCGCCGAGCCCGAGGAGAAATCCTGGCTGCAGGCGCGCTTCGAAGGTCCCGACAAGTTCGAGAAGAACGCCTTCACCAAGGAAGGCAAGCTGGCCATCCTGAACAAGCTGATCGAGGCCGAAGGCTTCGAACGCTTCCTGCACAAGCGCTTTCCCGGCACCAAGCGGTTCGGCCTGGACGGCGGCGAGGCCATGGTTCCGGCTCTGGAGCAGGTCATCAAGCGCGGCGGCCAGTTGGGCGTTGACGAGATCGTGCTCGGCATGGCGCACCGCGGCCGCCTGAACACCCTGGCCGCCGTCATGGGCAAACCCTACCGCGCCATCTTCCACGAGTTCCAGGGCGGCTCGACCGTCCCGTCGGACATCGAGGGCTCGGGCGACGTCAAATACCACATGGGCGCTTCGTCGGACCGCGAGTTCGACGGCAACAGCGTGCACCTGTCCCTGACCGCCAATCCGTCGCACCTCGAGATCGTCAATCCGGTCGTGCTGGGCAAGGCCCGCGCCAAACAGGCTTTCGACATCCGCGAGGCCAACGCTGGCAAGCCCGAGGCCGAATGGGTGCTCGACCGCACCAAGGTCGCGCCGCTCTTGATCCACGGCGACGCCGCTTTCGCCGGCCAGGGCGTGGTGGCCGAGTGCTTCGCCCTGATGGGGCTGAAGGGCTACCGCACGGGCGGCACCATCCATTTCGTGATCAACAACCAGATCGGCTTCACCACCAGCCCGCGCAACTCGCGCTCGTCGCCCTATCCGTCGGACGTGGCCCTGATGGTCCAGGCGCCGATTTTCCACGTGAACGGCGACGATCCGGAAGCGGTCGTCTTCGCCGCCAAGGTGGCCACCGAATACCGCCAGAAGTTCCACAAGGACGTGGTGGTGGACATGTTCTGCTACCGCCGCTTCGGCCACAACGAAGGCGACGATCCGACCTTCACCCAGCCGCTGATGTATTCGAAGATCCGGGCGCAGCCCTCGACGCGCGAGATCTACTCCAAGCGCCTGATCGAAGAGGGCGTCATCAGCCAGGCCGAGGTCGACGCCGAGATCGCACGCTTCGAAGCCTTCCTCGACGCCGAGTTCGACGCCGGCAAGAGCTTCGAGGCCAAGAAGGCCGACTGGCTGGACGGCCAGTGGCAGGGCCTCCAGGCGCCTAAGGAAGAACAGCGCGGCGAAACCGCCGTGTCGGCCGACAAGCTGCGCGACTACGGCCACCGCCTGACCACGCTGCCCAACGACGTGGACGCCCACAAGACGCTGAAGCGCGTGATCGACGGCCGCCGCGAAGCCATCGACAGCGGTCAGAACATCGACTGGGCCACCGCCGAGAGCCTGGCCTTCGCCTCGCTGCTGGACGAGGGCTATCCCGTCCGCCTTTCGGGCCAGGATTCTGTACGCGGCACCTTCTCGCAGCGCCACTCGGGCATCATCGATCAGACGACCGAGGCCCGCTACATCCCGCTGAACAACCTGCGCGACGGCCAGGCCCATTTCGAGGTCATCGACTCGGCCCTGTCGGAAGAGGCGGTGCTGGGCTTCGAGTACGGCTATTCGCTGGCCGACCCGAACAGCCTGGTGCTGTGGGAGGCCCAGTTCGGCGACTTCGTGAACGGCGCCCAGGTGGTGATCGACCAGTTCATCTCGTCGGGCGAGCGCAAGTGGCTGCGCATGAGCGGCCTGACCATGCTGCTGCCGCACGGCTACGAGGGGCAGGGGCCCGAGCACTCCTCGGCCCGTCTTGAGCGCTTCCTGCAGCAGTGCGCCGAAGAGAACATGCAGGTCGCCAACTGCACGACGCCGGCCAACTACTTCCACATCCTGCGCCGCCAGATGCACCGCTCGTTCAGGAAGCCGCTGATCCTGATGACGCCCAAGTCGCTGCTGCGTCACAAGAAGGCGGTCTCGACCCTGGCCGACATGGCCGAGGGCAGCGCCTTCCACCGCGTCCTGCACGACGACGCCCAGACGCGGCCCGAGGTCGCCGGCGTCAGCATCCGCCCCGACAAGGATATCCGCCGGGTCATCCTGTGCTCGGGCAAGGTCTATTACGACCTGCTGGACGCGCGCGAGAAACAGGGCGTGGACGACGTCTACATCCTCCGCCTGGAACAGTTCTATCCGTGGCCGATACAGTCGCTGCGCAAGGAGCTGGCGCGCTTCGCCAACGCCGAGCTGGTGTGGTGTCAGGAAGAGCCCAAGAACATGGGCGGCTGGACCTTCGTCGATCCGTGGCTCGAGCTGACGCTGGATAAGATGGACATCAAGGCCAAGCGCGCCCGCTATGTCGGCCGCCCGGCCTCGGCCTCGACCGCCGCGGGCCTGATGAGCCGACACCTCAAGGAACTCGAGGCTTTCACCACCGAAGCCTTCGCCCGATAA
- the groL gene encoding chaperonin GroEL (60 kDa chaperone family; promotes refolding of misfolded polypeptides especially under stressful conditions; forms two stacked rings of heptamers to form a barrel-shaped 14mer; ends can be capped by GroES; misfolded proteins enter the barrel where they are refolded when GroES binds) yields the protein MAAKIVHFNTDARDKMLKGVNVLANAVKVTLGPKGRNVVIQKSFGAPRSTKDGVSVAKEIELEDAFENMGAQMIREVASKTNDKAGDGTTTATVLAQAIVQEGLKAVAAGMNPMDLKRGIDKAVTLVLEDIKKSSKPVSNNSEIAQVGTISANGDSEIGELIAQAMAKVGNEGVITVEEAKTADTTVDVVEGMQFDRGYLSPYFITNADKMEAVLEEPLILLFEKKLTSLQAMLPILEAVVQSGRPLLIIAEDIEGEALATLVVNKLRGGLRVAAVKAPGFGDRRKAMLEDIAILTGGQVISEDLGIKLESVTLDMLGKAKKVSITKDDTTIVEGVGEKADIEARVAQIKRQIEDTTSDYDKEKLQERLAKLAGGVAVLRVGGSTEVEVKEKKDRVDDALNATRAAADEGIVPGGGIALLKASKILADVKGDNADQNAGIAIIRRALQAPIRQIAENSGVEGSIVVGKVLENNDASFGFNAQTEEYGDLVKMGVIDPAKVVRTALQDAASVAGILITTEAAVADAPKKASGGGAPDMGGGMGGMGGMDF from the coding sequence ATGGCCGCTAAAATCGTACATTTCAACACCGACGCCCGTGACAAGATGCTCAAGGGCGTCAACGTCCTGGCCAACGCCGTCAAGGTGACCTTGGGGCCCAAGGGCCGCAACGTGGTGATCCAGAAGTCCTTCGGCGCCCCGCGCTCGACCAAGGACGGCGTGTCGGTCGCCAAAGAGATCGAGCTGGAAGACGCCTTCGAGAACATGGGCGCCCAGATGATCCGCGAAGTCGCTTCGAAGACGAACGACAAGGCGGGCGACGGCACCACCACCGCCACCGTCCTGGCTCAAGCCATCGTGCAAGAGGGCCTCAAGGCCGTCGCCGCCGGCATGAACCCGATGGACCTGAAGCGCGGCATCGACAAGGCCGTGACCCTGGTGCTGGAAGACATCAAGAAGAGCTCCAAGCCGGTTTCGAACAACTCGGAGATCGCCCAGGTCGGCACCATCTCGGCCAACGGCGACTCGGAAATCGGTGAGTTGATCGCCCAGGCCATGGCCAAGGTCGGCAACGAAGGCGTCATCACTGTCGAGGAAGCCAAGACCGCCGACACCACCGTCGACGTCGTCGAGGGCATGCAGTTCGACCGCGGCTACCTGTCGCCCTACTTCATCACCAACGCCGACAAGATGGAGGCCGTGCTCGAAGAGCCGCTCATCCTGCTGTTCGAGAAGAAGCTGACCTCGCTGCAAGCCATGCTGCCGATCCTGGAAGCCGTGGTGCAGTCGGGCCGTCCGCTGCTGATCATCGCCGAGGACATCGAAGGCGAGGCCCTGGCCACCCTGGTGGTCAACAAGCTGCGCGGCGGCCTGCGCGTCGCCGCCGTCAAAGCTCCGGGTTTCGGCGACCGCCGCAAGGCCATGCTGGAAGACATCGCCATCCTGACGGGCGGCCAGGTCATCTCCGAAGACCTGGGCATCAAGCTCGAGTCGGTCACCCTGGACATGCTCGGCAAGGCCAAGAAGGTCTCGATCACCAAGGACGACACCACGATCGTCGAAGGCGTGGGTGAAAAGGCCGACATCGAAGCCCGCGTGGCCCAGATCAAGCGCCAGATCGAAGACACCACCTCGGACTACGACAAGGAGAAGCTGCAGGAACGTCTGGCCAAGCTGGCCGGCGGCGTCGCCGTGCTCCGCGTCGGCGGCTCGACCGAAGTCGAAGTGAAGGAAAAGAAGGACCGCGTCGACGACGCCCTGAACGCCACGCGCGCCGCGGCTGACGAAGGCATCGTTCCGGGCGGCGGCATCGCCCTGCTGAAGGCCTCCAAGATCCTGGCCGACGTCAAGGGTGACAACGCCGACCAGAACGCCGGCATCGCCATCATCCGTCGCGCCCTGCAGGCTCCGATCCGCCAGATTGCCGAAAACTCCGGCGTCGAAGGCTCGATCGTGGTCGGCAAGGTGCTGGAGAACAACGACGCTTCGTTCGGCTTCAACGCCCAGACCGAAGAATACGGCGACCTGGTCAAGATGGGCGTCATCGACCCCGCCAAGGTCGTCCGCACGGCTCTGCAGGACGCGGCCTCGGTCGCGGGCATCCTGATCACGACCGAAGCGGCCGTGGCCGATGCGCCGAAGAAGGCCTCCGGCGGCGGCGCCCCCGACATGGGCGGCGGCATGGGCGGCATGGGCGGCATGGACTTCTAA
- the odhB gene encoding 2-oxoglutarate dehydrogenase complex dihydrolipoyllysine-residue succinyltransferase, protein MADILTPALGESVSEATIAKWSKKVGEPVKKDEVLVELETDKVSLEVVAPADGVLGEIKFDEGDTVTPGAVLGSVSEGGAAAAAPSASKAEAKPAEAVPAASASAEAVAINVPTMGESVAEGSMGKWLKKSGEAVKKDELLVEIETDKVAVEVSSPVDGVLTIEADEGSTVTPGQKIGSVSASGAATAAQSAAPAKAANSGSAQVSGDKLSPAVQRVVAENNLDPKAISATGPKGNITKGDALAAIGSGATAPAPKAATQSAPRETGPREERVKMTRLRQTIARRLKESQNTAAQLTTFNEVDMTNVMALRAAYKDTFEKRHGVKLGFMSFFTKAVVAALKEIPAVNAEIDGTDIIYKNHYDIGVAVGTDKGLVVPVLRDADQLSLAGIEKGIGALGKAARDGDLTLDQLQGGTFTITNGGTYGSLMSTPILNAPQSGILGMHNIVQRPMAVNGEVKIRPMMYIALSYDHRLVDGKEAVTFLVRVKELLEDPQRALLDL, encoded by the coding sequence ATGGCCGACATCCTGACCCCCGCCCTTGGCGAATCCGTATCCGAGGCGACCATCGCCAAGTGGTCGAAGAAGGTCGGCGAGCCGGTCAAGAAGGACGAGGTCCTGGTCGAGCTGGAAACCGACAAGGTCTCGCTGGAGGTCGTGGCGCCGGCCGACGGCGTGCTGGGCGAGATCAAGTTTGACGAGGGCGACACGGTGACGCCGGGCGCGGTGCTGGGCTCGGTGTCCGAGGGCGGCGCGGCCGCTGCGGCCCCCAGCGCGTCGAAGGCCGAAGCCAAGCCGGCTGAGGCCGTCCCCGCCGCCTCCGCCTCCGCCGAGGCCGTCGCCATCAATGTCCCGACCATGGGCGAAAGCGTCGCCGAGGGCTCGATGGGCAAGTGGCTCAAGAAGAGCGGCGAAGCGGTCAAGAAGGACGAACTGCTGGTCGAGATCGAGACCGACAAGGTCGCGGTCGAGGTTTCGTCGCCGGTCGACGGCGTCCTGACCATCGAGGCCGACGAAGGCTCCACCGTCACGCCGGGTCAGAAGATCGGCTCCGTCTCGGCCTCGGGGGCGGCCACTGCCGCGCAGTCCGCTGCCCCGGCCAAGGCGGCCAACAGCGGCTCGGCCCAGGTTTCCGGCGACAAGCTGTCGCCCGCCGTCCAGCGCGTCGTCGCCGAGAACAACCTGGACCCCAAGGCCATCTCGGCCACGGGACCCAAGGGCAACATCACCAAGGGCGATGCGCTCGCCGCCATCGGCTCGGGCGCGACCGCGCCGGCGCCCAAGGCCGCAACGCAATCCGCGCCGCGTGAAACCGGGCCGCGCGAAGAGCGCGTGAAGATGACGCGTCTGCGTCAGACCATCGCCCGCCGCCTGAAGGAATCGCAGAACACCGCCGCCCAGCTCACCACCTTCAACGAGGTGGACATGACCAACGTCATGGCCCTGCGCGCCGCCTACAAGGACACGTTCGAGAAGCGCCACGGCGTGAAGCTGGGCTTCATGAGCTTCTTCACCAAGGCGGTCGTCGCCGCCCTGAAGGAGATCCCGGCCGTCAACGCCGAGATCGACGGCACGGACATCATCTACAAGAACCACTACGACATCGGCGTGGCCGTCGGCACCGACAAGGGCCTGGTCGTGCCGGTGCTGCGCGACGCCGACCAGCTGTCGCTGGCGGGCATCGAAAAGGGCATCGGCGCCCTGGGCAAGGCCGCGCGTGACGGCGACCTGACGCTGGACCAGCTGCAGGGCGGCACCTTCACCATCACCAACGGCGGCACCTACGGCTCGCTGATGTCGACGCCGATCCTGAACGCGCCGCAGTCGGGCATCCTGGGCATGCACAACATCGTCCAGCGCCCGATGGCGGTGAACGGCGAGGTGAAGATCCGCCCGATGATGTACATCGCCCTCAGCTACGACCACCGCCTGGTGGACGGCAAGGAGGCGGTGACCTTCCTGGTGCGCGTCAAGGAACTGCTGGAAGACCCGCAGCGCGCCTTGCTGGACCTCTAG
- a CDS encoding co-chaperone GroES — MAFRPLGDRVLVKRVEEESKTKGGIIIPDTAKEKPQEGEVVSVGPGARDDKGVVNALELKAGDRILFGKWSGTEVKIDGDDLIIMKESDVLGVLS; from the coding sequence ATGGCGTTTCGTCCTCTCGGCGACCGCGTGCTGGTCAAGCGCGTTGAAGAAGAGTCCAAGACCAAGGGCGGGATCATCATCCCCGACACGGCCAAGGAGAAGCCCCAGGAAGGCGAAGTCGTCTCCGTCGGCCCCGGCGCCCGTGACGACAAGGGCGTGGTCAACGCGCTCGAACTGAAGGCCGGCGACCGCATCCTGTTCGGCAAGTGGTCGGGCACGGAAGTGAAGATCGACGGCGACGACCTGATCATCATGAAGGAATCCGACGTCCTGGGCGTGCTGTCGTAA